A stretch of the bacterium genome encodes the following:
- a CDS encoding F0F1 ATP synthase subunit gamma: MSGLKAIKRRIRSVESTQQITRVMKMVAAAKLKRAQDNIIEI, translated from the coding sequence ATGTCCGGTCTTAAGGCAATTAAACGTCGTATTCGCAGCGTAGAGTCCACGCAGCAGATCACCCGCGTGATGAAAATGGTCGCGGCCGCCAAGCTCAAGCGCGCCCAGGACAACATCATCGAGATCG